From a region of the Zonotrichia albicollis isolate bZonAlb1 chromosome 5, bZonAlb1.hap1, whole genome shotgun sequence genome:
- the RBPMS gene encoding RNA-binding protein with multiple splicing encodes MSSVPADREGGPADTSLPEEEVRTLFVSGLPLDIKPRELYLLFRPFKGYEGSLIKLTSKQPVGFVSFDSRSEAEAAKNALNGIRFDPEIPQTLRLEFAKANTKMAKNKLVGTPNPSTPLPTAVPQFIAREPYELTVPALYPSSPEVWGPYPLYPAELAPALPPPAFTYPASLHAQMRWLPPSEAGSQGWKSRQFC; translated from the exons ATGAGCAGCGTCCCCGCCGACAGGGAGGGCGGCCCCGCCGACACCAGTCTGCCCGAGGAGGAG gtGAGGACACTCTTTGTCAGCGGGTTGCCTCTGGATATCAAGCCCCGGGAACTTTACCTGCTCTTCAGACCCTTTAAG GGGTACGAAGGGTCGCTCATCAAACTCACCTCCAAGCAG CCCGTGGGCTTCGTCAGCTTCGACAGCCGCTCCGAGGCGGAGGCAGCCAAGAACGCGCTCAAc GGCATCCGCTTCGACCCTGAGATCCCCCAGACGCTGCGGCTGGAATTTGCCAAGGCCAACACCAAGATGGCCAAGAACAAGCTGGtgggcaccccaaatcccagcacccCTCTCCCCACTGCTGTACCTCAGTTCATCGCCCGGGAGCCCT ATGAGCTCACAGTGCCTGCACTTTACCCCAGTAGCCCTGAAGTGTGGGGGCCGTACCCTCTGTACCCAGCGGAATTAGCACCTGCTCTACCTCCTCCTGCTTTCACCTACCCTGCTTCGCTGCACGCCCAG ATGCGCTGGCTCCCTCCCTCCGAGGCTGGTTCTCAGGGCTGGAAGTCCCGTCAGTTCTGCTGA
- the DCTN6 gene encoding dynactin subunit 6, whose protein sequence is MAEKAQKSVKIAPGAVVCVESEIRGDVTIGPRTVIHPKARIIAEAGPIVIGEGNLIEEQALIINGYPENITPESEDVEPKPMVIGTNNVFEVGCYSQAMKVGDNNVIESKAFVGRNVILTSGCIIGACCNVNTYEVIPENTVIYGADCLRRVQTERPQPQTLQLDFLMKILPNYHHLKKTMKTASTPVKS, encoded by the exons ATGGCGGAGAAGGCGCAGAAGAG CGTGAAGATCGCGCCGGGCGCCGTGGTGTGCGTGGAGAGCGAGATCCGCGGGGACGTGACCATCG GGCCCCGGACCGTGATCCACCCCAAGGCCCGCATCATCGCCGAGGCGGGGCCTATCGTCATCGGAGAGGGGAACCTGATCGAGGAGCAGGCGCTCATCATCAACGG GTACCCAGAAAATATAACCCCAGAGAGCGAAGATGTGGAGCCCAAGCCCATGGTCATTGGCACCAACAATGTTTTTGAGGTTGGGTGCT ATTCCCAAGCGATGAAGGTGGGAGACAACAACGTCATAGAATCCAAAG CGTTTGTAGGCAGGAACGTGATCCTGACGAGCGGCTGCATCATCGGGGCCTGCTGCAATGTGAACACCTACGAGGTGATCCCGGAGAACACCGTCATCTACGGCGCTGACTGCCTGCGCCGCGTGCAGACCGAGCGGCctcag CCCCAGACGCTGCAGCTGGATTTCCTCATGAAGATCCTGCCCAACTACCACCACCTGAAGAAGACCATGAAGACCGCATCCACCCCTGTCAAGAGCTGA